DNA sequence from the Daphnia pulex isolate KAP4 chromosome 8, ASM2113471v1 genome:
aacacgttaaagaggtagggaagttcccaagtttgcccaatcttagatattggaaagcaatatccccccaaaaaaaaaaatttgttgaaagggaagagagaataatcaacttaggcgatgataatttacgtgacaaaaaaagaaatcccccttcaaaaatgatttaggaatcctattttaattttaagaaactttgaggaaatattttagctttaattcaagagagagaagaaaaataatttactgtttagagggatctatttgcttactagacccctgagaacaagttaaactcagagagagagaaaaagattctaataaatgactgacctgccataattaaacacaattttctttgataaatggcggcaatgattaagcaaaaggagataacgagagaaagatttgagtgtgatagagcgaaactaacttaacactggttggagaaaactccggttcgaaggaccatgttggaaatggaactcttgttggcggtgtcgaccgttcaacttccaagattgagataagagatgacacctttgttgttgctagttcgtccttatatttcacactgccgtataatacagcattttggtatttcaatagttggtttagggttgagtagggtagggaacaatagattgaatgggaagagagggtaaaatcggggccctctgttgaggtccctacaaattacacagaattaacagtagcaataatgtcgatcactgttgggatgcaataaattcccaacaatTACATTGTGTGCACAAACAACAAGACAGCTTGAATGTTGATCCAAGCTGTATAAGATTATTTACcatcaaattttaaagataaCAAACGTATCTACAAGCGGATTCAGAACCCCGGATTTTGGGTACAATTGTAATTTTATGAtatgaatgaaacaaaatacaatactgcTGTTTGAAGCTAACGATGTTATTCTATTATAGAATCTCTTAGTACTTTTTTGTCTGCCTCCTGAGAGGATTGAACTCTCGACCTTTGGTTATCTTGATTTatcttgatttaattttaatacgagaccaacgctctaccactgagctaagaAGGCGTCGATGTGACGTAAGTAAGTGttaataaaaatcagaaactaATATacgaattgaaaattaaacaatagaTTACTGTTCATTTATAAAATTATAGAaagctgtattttttttcctgcatAAAACCAACAGATATCAATTAAACGAAGGTGACGGGGGCCGACGGAGTAGCTACCCAAAAGATACCACCATTTTGAGCATAGGTTGTCCTGTGTAAAAATCAATAAGGACAAAGGTTATTTTTACTCCGATAAGCTAAACGAAATATCAAGTGAGAATCCATTAATATACTTGAATAAAACAGTTCCGACGAATTGCGCAGGCGCGGTCCAGTCCACAGTTACGGAAGTCTTGTTGTTGCCATTGCTATGAGTGGCAGCGTTCTGTCGACAATATATGagcattaaagaaaaatttctaatgACCCTTTTTAAATACTTCTGTACCTTTGGAGACCCTCCTGGGCAGTCAATAATTTGTCCATTGCTGATTGACGAAAAGGATCCAATGGGTCCTTCTGTATGATTGGCGTTGTTAAAGCCCATGATAAGAAAACctttaaaagataaataatttcaatgtgCGCGtgttaaaaagtaaaatgtctCTCGCATTTCAGATAAAACTTTCACCTTTGAATGCGATGCCTGGACTGACCGAAGCCAACGTCAATGTAATTGTGGAATCATTACCAGCTGAAGTCTATTCATTAGAaagcaaaatcaaaacatttaatcaagaattttaaaatgaaattcaaagtGAAAAATACCAACCACTGAGGGTTTCGTCACGAAGGGGGAAGCACTGGTCTGAGCATCGACGTGATGGTCGGGCACCATATCAGCACAGGCCTGCACAGGTGAGCCACTCGAAGATCCGTGGACGGCGATTTTGTTTCCGTTCAGATTCAAGAAAAGAACCAAAGTCGTCAGACAGATGCGCTTGAAAATCTTCTGGGAATCCGACATTTCGGTGAGTGTATAGATTCGATTGAGCACCGACTTGTCGAAGCGACAACAGCAGAGGATGGAGGAGAACTCGTTGTTTTGCCAAGCCAACGCTCGGGGTTTTTATAGTTCAACGCGGAAGAATTATTCCAGCGCGCGACCCACTTTCCAGCAGCCAATCCATATTCATGCACAGTGAGAAAGCGAAATCGGTCTCGCCTAGTCATCCACTCCCAGCACCGACAAGCAATTGGCCCGAGGTGATGGCGCAATCCaagtgaaattgaaattctaaaCAACGCTTTCACGCTTCCGCATTGTCATTTTTCATGGAAGTCGAATTTGATGAGTGTTCTTGAAACTGCATTATGAGATGCCGGTATACATGTGTTATTGGGGGGctattaaatttattgttgttgttaatgGCAATATAGCTTAAGGGCGAAATGAGTTGCCTCCGCGCGATACAATCAATCTGCAACTGATAGGTGCTATGTAGATGGCCATGGTTTTGTAATGGATGGATATAATACAATTCGGAGACCTTGGTGGTGGTCCTGAGTCATTGAGTGCGACAGCATTTACATACCGGAAGTAATTTACTTCTTCCGGTGTCTTGTTCAACCTCGCAGTCTAAGGATTTattatgcaaaaaaaaacaatttctatttttaggaTTCGTTATATTTGGTTGGCCATGacttaaatttgaattcaaaatatttcttgataaaagaaaaacataactaaaattaaattaaattgtttgatGGAGAAGGAATAAACATCACGATCAGCTAAATAgattaaataacaaaactCCGCCAAAGGATCCAGCTGGCGGTTCAATCCACAGTCGATTGGCGTCTTGCTATATCTCATGTGGGTTGCGGTGTTGATAATGGTTAGCTTTCTCCGTGTTAGATAATAATTGAGTGCGTATAGACAGCATTGCGACATCTATACGTGCATTTACCAACACGTTGAAACACTCAGATTTATCAAAATCTGAGTTGAACTGATCGTTTTTTCAACTCGAAAGATATATAAAGTCGAAATGAATCCGATTTTGTGTTGAAGTCATTCGGACCGTGCcaagatttttgatttgatttgattcgttCAGTACTCTCGCCCAGTAAGCCTGAACTAGTGTCTACTGTCTAGTATATAGTTTTATCAATTATAACCCGATTAATTAGGCTATCACCAGTTATTTTTAAGTCTCACTGTGGCCTAATGTTCATTTTAAAGACTATTTATCTTACCGACAGCTGTTGTTGTAAACCAGAGGCGCCCAGACACTCACTTTCCCGCAggtcttgtttatttttgatcACGTTATTGCCGTCTTTGATTAGGTGGTACACGTCTTCAAGGTCTCGATTAGACTTGACGTACAAAGCCAATCGTTATCGACCCCAAGTGGAAAACACCGGTCCTGTTTGAACTAGTAATCAAATGGAAGACACTGCTAGTCGCCTGTCAAGACAGACACATCAGACATGTTGGCCTGTATCAACAAGCTTGGCGCCGGTGCTCATTTCCACATCAGACTTGACAAGTCCCGGCCCGGTTGGTTATTTTATCTTCAGTCTATCCGACCCGGTGCTGCCGCGGTATACAAATACATGGGCCATATAGAGACGAAAACAAGAGAGCAATTGCGAAACTATTTGGGTAAAAATATACCCCATAAACTTCTTAGGTAATATTAGAGGGGAATAAGAACGTGTACATGTATTGAAGACGTCTACATTCAGGAAAATCAACGTGTGTATAAGGGGATTGAAGCACAGGAGAAATGCCAATGCTATTAACTTTAGACTAGGAAAGGCGTCGATGCCAAGGCGATGGCAAAAAGGGTCATCATCCAACTTCCACTCAAGTGTCCGGCCGAGGCTGGCGTCGTAGGCACCGTCTAGAAATTCAATCGGGAAAAACGTGATGTGTTattcgatttcatttcaagtgAATGAACTGAttgttcaaacaaattttgcgGGGAACAccaatctttttatttatttttattggtgaTGTACTTACGACGGTGGTCggagtcggtgtagtagtcgTGGCCGGTGTAGTAGTGgtggtcggtgtagtagtagtggtcggtgtagtagtcgtgatcggtgtagtagtagtggtcggtgtagtagtCGTTGTTGTCTCTTGCTCTGTTGTTGTCTCTGACGCCTTTCTAACGTGAACGATGTCTGACGGCACTTTAGCCCATATCGTGGCAATATTCATACTG
Encoded proteins:
- the LOC124200878 gene encoding putative defense protein 3 produces the protein MSDSQKIFKRICLTTLVLFLNLNGNKIAVHGSSSGSPVQACADMVPDHHVDAQTSASPFVTKPSVTSAGNDSTITLTLASVSPGIAFKGFLIMGFNNANHTEGPIGSFSSISNGQIIDCPGGSPKNAATHSNGNNKTSVTVDWTAPAQFVGTVLFKTTYAQNGGIFWVATPSAPVTFV